One genomic window of Pontibacillus halophilus JSM 076056 = DSM 19796 includes the following:
- a CDS encoding acetylornithine transaminase, which yields MEQPLGRKEVASMLQTEQSSIMKTYNRFPLTIVKGEGSYVYDELGTSYLDFTSGIATCNLGHQPPRVKQALQQQLDQLWHCSNLFHIPIQEKLAQWLTSHSVLDEVFFCNSGTEANEAAIKLVRKATGKDTIVTFRQSFHGRTLGALAATGQPKLQESFGTMLDGFVYLPFNEVEALDQLEDIQPGAVMLELVQGEGGVRPAEQVWVDKLVELCKTLEILLVVDEVQTGIGRTGTLFSYEQYDIEPDVITLAKGLGSGVPIGAMLAKHAVSTAYTPGDHGSTFGGNPLASSAALATVEEVEKTLAHGKRAGEQLVNELLELSSTYDEIQEVRSRGLIVGIQVEDASLYVQKLRDRGILVLTAGPTVIRVLPPLNVKKKEVKRFIEGFAHVLEEVSS from the coding sequence TTGGAACAACCATTAGGGAGAAAGGAAGTGGCATCCATGCTTCAAACGGAGCAAAGTAGCATCATGAAGACCTACAATCGTTTCCCGTTAACGATTGTCAAAGGGGAAGGAAGCTATGTGTACGATGAATTGGGGACGTCCTATTTAGATTTCACATCAGGAATCGCAACGTGCAACTTGGGTCATCAGCCTCCACGGGTGAAACAGGCCTTGCAACAGCAATTAGACCAGCTTTGGCATTGTTCCAATTTATTTCACATTCCCATACAGGAGAAACTAGCTCAGTGGTTAACCTCCCACAGCGTTCTAGATGAAGTCTTCTTCTGTAACAGTGGGACTGAAGCAAATGAAGCGGCCATTAAATTGGTTCGAAAGGCGACTGGAAAGGATACCATCGTTACGTTTCGTCAATCGTTTCACGGTCGTACGCTCGGGGCACTCGCTGCGACGGGTCAGCCTAAATTGCAGGAGTCATTTGGAACGATGCTAGATGGATTTGTATATTTGCCCTTTAATGAGGTGGAAGCATTGGACCAGTTGGAGGACATCCAACCTGGAGCGGTTATGCTTGAGCTTGTTCAAGGGGAAGGTGGCGTGCGACCAGCCGAACAGGTATGGGTCGACAAGCTAGTAGAACTGTGTAAGACATTAGAGATTCTTCTCGTAGTCGATGAGGTGCAGACTGGAATCGGAAGAACAGGGACCTTATTCTCCTATGAGCAGTATGACATTGAACCAGACGTCATCACGCTTGCCAAAGGCCTCGGCTCAGGCGTTCCGATTGGAGCGATGTTGGCGAAGCATGCCGTGTCCACCGCATATACCCCTGGTGATCACGGGAGTACATTCGGCGGCAATCCTCTTGCTTCATCTGCCGCGCTTGCAACGGTTGAAGAAGTGGAGAAAACACTTGCCCATGGTAAGCGAGCAGGAGAGCAACTCGTCAACGAATTATTGGAACTTTCCAGTACGTATGACGAGATTCAAGAAGTCAGAAGTCGTGGTCTTATCGTGGGCATACAAGTTGAAGATGCATCTCTTTACGTTCAGAAGCTACGAGACCGAGGTATCCTCGTCTTAACTGCGGGACCTACCGTCATTCGTGTATTGCCCCCACTCAATGTGAAGAAGAAAGAAGTGAAGCGGTTCATCGAAGGATTCGCACACGTACTTGAGGAGGTTTCGTCATGA
- the carB gene encoding carbamoyl-phosphate synthase (glutamine-hydrolyzing) large subunit: MPYRKELKKVAIFGSGPIVIGQAAEFDYAGTQACLALKEEGIEVVLINHNPATIMTDESIADVVYMEPMTVENVTRILEKEQPDGVIGSLGGQTGLNLTINLYEDGVFERLGIEVLGTSVESIQQGEDREQFRKLMRDIGEPISESKIATTLEEALQHATAIGYPIMIRPAYTLGGEGGGFAYSADQLTDIVERGLSLSPISQVLIERSMRGWKEIEYEVMRDEKDTCMIVCNMENVDPVGIHTGDSIVVAPSQTLTDNQYQLLRNVSIKVIRALGVIGGCNIQFGLDPESDDYQIIEVNPRVSRSSALASKATGYPIARMAAKCSIGYALSEIPNPITETTTAAFEPALDYLVVKLPRFPFDKFPEGERSLGTQMKATGEVMALDRSFEGALNKAIRSMETHVYALSDGLPVTCTHEQLVSNLTHPTDERLFYIAEAFKEGWSVEDVHAYTFIDYWFLNKIKRVINVEQLLLSEPLSKELLLKAKRLNISDGWIAKATNKSEEAIRSLRKAYRIQPGMKQVDTCAAEFEAMTPYYYSTYLGEHEGSQSSSPAIVILGSGPIRIGQGIEFDYASVKATMKAKELGYRTVVINNNPETVSTDFSVADTLYFEPLTAEDVLAVIDKEHVAGVAVQFGGQSAISLASELERAGVPILGTSVSSIHLVEDRGAFYSLLQDLEIPSIPGGRAWNKEQLVSTAKELAYPLLVRPSYVTGGQHMQILSSEYALQQYVDALHISSEQWWPLLLDSFIEGKECEVDVICNGNEIVIPGIMEHLERAGVHSGDSTTVYPPQTIDEREQQLLVAYARKLSEALGVQGLMNIQYVIQDGMVYVLEVNPRASRTVPVISKVTGIDVVGWAMEALLPAHAKFPVTGLVAEKEYVALKRPIYSARKLKGVDHAVGPNMKSTGETLTLSETMDQLYATHGIDSRDLGLLVSMPVSKIEEALPHLERLVGEGTSLYAPKGSYQELVKHNVPVIEIEKEASMMKKAITEKRVQAVLSLPHMEQKEAEFGSLVRELAVNHGLQCFTHLDQVQWITNETQSRPLQSMQEWLAVEHHIKGDGSSETTRSQKERFSHS; the protein is encoded by the coding sequence ATGCCATACCGTAAAGAGCTGAAAAAAGTGGCTATATTCGGTTCTGGACCAATTGTCATTGGGCAGGCCGCAGAATTTGATTACGCTGGGACGCAAGCATGCCTTGCGTTGAAGGAAGAAGGAATTGAAGTTGTCCTCATCAATCATAACCCAGCCACCATAATGACCGATGAATCGATTGCTGATGTAGTGTATATGGAACCCATGACGGTAGAGAATGTAACAAGGATTCTCGAGAAGGAACAACCAGACGGAGTCATTGGGTCTCTCGGTGGACAAACGGGACTCAATTTAACAATCAATCTATATGAGGATGGTGTATTCGAGCGACTTGGTATTGAAGTATTGGGTACATCTGTCGAATCGATTCAACAAGGGGAGGACCGAGAGCAGTTTCGAAAGCTGATGCGAGACATTGGAGAACCGATTTCCGAGTCCAAGATTGCAACGACTCTTGAGGAAGCACTACAACATGCTACTGCCATCGGCTATCCCATCATGATCCGACCTGCGTATACGCTTGGTGGAGAAGGAGGGGGCTTTGCGTACTCGGCTGATCAACTGACCGACATTGTCGAACGGGGGCTGTCTCTCTCTCCAATCTCTCAAGTCCTTATTGAGAGGAGTATGCGTGGGTGGAAGGAAATCGAATACGAGGTGATGCGTGATGAGAAGGACACGTGCATGATTGTATGCAACATGGAGAATGTAGATCCTGTTGGCATTCACACAGGAGACTCAATCGTTGTCGCACCTTCACAAACGCTAACGGATAACCAGTATCAGCTGCTCCGCAACGTGTCGATTAAAGTGATTCGCGCACTCGGTGTTATCGGGGGGTGCAATATCCAGTTCGGCCTCGACCCAGAAAGTGACGATTATCAAATCATTGAAGTGAACCCAAGAGTGAGTCGTTCCTCGGCTCTTGCCTCCAAGGCCACCGGGTATCCGATTGCACGAATGGCAGCAAAGTGTTCAATTGGCTATGCGCTCTCTGAAATACCGAACCCGATTACAGAAACGACAACGGCCGCCTTTGAGCCAGCGCTTGATTATCTCGTTGTGAAATTGCCTCGTTTTCCGTTTGATAAATTCCCTGAAGGAGAGCGGAGTCTAGGTACACAAATGAAAGCAACAGGAGAAGTGATGGCGCTCGACCGTAGTTTTGAAGGTGCGTTGAATAAAGCTATTCGCTCAATGGAGACACACGTGTACGCACTAAGCGACGGATTGCCGGTAACTTGTACCCATGAACAGCTCGTAAGTAATCTAACGCATCCGACCGACGAACGCCTATTCTATATAGCCGAAGCATTTAAAGAAGGGTGGAGTGTAGAAGATGTTCACGCGTATACGTTCATCGATTACTGGTTCTTAAACAAGATCAAGAGAGTGATCAACGTTGAACAACTGCTCCTTTCTGAACCGCTATCGAAAGAACTTCTATTAAAGGCGAAACGTCTAAACATCAGCGATGGATGGATAGCTAAAGCAACGAACAAGTCAGAGGAAGCTATACGTTCTTTAAGGAAAGCATATCGCATTCAACCTGGCATGAAGCAAGTCGATACATGTGCCGCTGAATTTGAGGCGATGACCCCGTATTACTACTCCACTTACTTAGGGGAGCACGAAGGAAGTCAATCTTCATCGCCTGCGATTGTCATTCTTGGTTCAGGGCCAATCCGGATTGGTCAAGGAATTGAATTTGACTATGCATCCGTGAAGGCGACGATGAAGGCGAAGGAACTTGGCTATCGAACAGTCGTCATCAATAATAATCCAGAAACCGTAAGTACAGATTTCTCTGTCGCGGATACCCTCTACTTTGAGCCACTCACCGCAGAAGATGTGCTTGCTGTGATTGATAAAGAACACGTGGCAGGTGTTGCTGTTCAATTTGGTGGGCAAAGTGCGATTTCCCTTGCGAGTGAACTGGAAAGAGCGGGTGTACCGATTCTAGGCACGTCCGTATCGAGCATCCACCTTGTGGAAGATCGGGGAGCGTTCTATTCGTTGCTACAAGACTTGGAGATTCCATCTATTCCAGGTGGTCGTGCATGGAACAAAGAGCAATTGGTCAGCACAGCCAAAGAGCTGGCTTATCCACTCCTCGTTCGTCCATCCTACGTTACAGGTGGGCAGCACATGCAAATTCTAAGCTCCGAGTATGCGTTACAGCAATATGTGGATGCTTTGCACATCTCCTCTGAACAGTGGTGGCCCCTCTTGCTCGACTCCTTCATCGAGGGGAAAGAGTGTGAAGTGGATGTTATCTGTAACGGCAATGAAATTGTCATCCCTGGCATTATGGAGCACTTAGAAAGAGCGGGTGTTCATTCTGGAGACAGTACAACTGTTTACCCTCCTCAGACGATTGATGAAAGGGAACAGCAACTGCTTGTGGCGTACGCAAGAAAACTCTCCGAAGCGCTCGGTGTGCAAGGACTTATGAATATCCAGTACGTGATACAAGATGGAATGGTCTACGTGTTAGAAGTGAATCCACGAGCTTCACGAACGGTACCCGTCATAAGTAAAGTAACAGGAATTGATGTAGTTGGATGGGCAATGGAAGCGCTCCTCCCAGCACATGCTAAATTCCCAGTGACAGGCCTTGTAGCCGAGAAAGAGTATGTTGCCTTAAAGCGTCCGATTTATTCTGCTCGAAAGCTAAAAGGGGTAGACCACGCCGTTGGACCGAACATGAAATCGACTGGAGAAACGCTCACGCTTTCTGAAACAATGGATCAATTATACGCCACTCACGGAATTGATTCTCGTGACTTGGGGTTATTGGTATCTATGCCGGTCTCTAAAATCGAGGAAGCCCTTCCGCATCTAGAGAGACTCGTAGGAGAAGGGACTTCACTCTATGCACCAAAGGGTAGTTATCAAGAGTTAGTAAAACATAACGTTCCTGTAATAGAAATAGAGAAAGAAGCAAGTATGATGAAGAAAGCCATCAC
- the argB gene encoding acetylglutamate kinase: MHYVVLKVGGSMLDQLPQSFFEEVVQLSQDAYPIIVHGGGPAITSMLQVLQHETVFTDGVRVTTKGMVNTVEMVLSGKVNKFVVKQLQAANGLAVGISGVDAKLLTCRIYNEDFGYVGEVEQVDAQLLKTLCGAGYIPVVSPLGIDEGGETLNINGDEAAAAIAAELSAELFLISDVPGIYSSGIGSSIYDAVSLEDIDALIESGVIAGGMIPKVKGACRAIRKGVKRAIILNGLERNGLSRSLSGESIGTTIREKGSGIHASNGAK, from the coding sequence GTGCACTATGTTGTGTTGAAGGTTGGAGGAAGTATGCTCGACCAGCTCCCTCAATCCTTTTTCGAAGAGGTGGTTCAGCTTTCACAAGATGCTTATCCGATTATCGTTCATGGCGGTGGCCCTGCCATCACGAGCATGCTTCAGGTTCTACAGCATGAGACGGTCTTTACAGATGGAGTGCGCGTTACGACGAAGGGCATGGTTAACACGGTGGAAATGGTGTTAAGTGGGAAGGTCAATAAATTCGTCGTGAAACAACTCCAAGCTGCGAATGGGCTAGCTGTAGGAATTAGCGGGGTGGACGCCAAACTATTAACTTGCCGAATCTACAATGAGGACTTCGGATATGTTGGGGAAGTCGAACAGGTCGACGCTCAGTTGCTTAAGACACTATGTGGAGCAGGGTATATTCCGGTGGTTTCACCTTTAGGAATAGATGAAGGAGGCGAAACGCTCAATATAAATGGAGATGAAGCAGCCGCTGCCATTGCTGCCGAGCTCTCTGCTGAGTTGTTCTTAATTAGTGATGTGCCTGGAATTTATAGCAGTGGGATTGGTTCTTCTATTTATGATGCTGTTTCGTTAGAAGACATTGATGCCTTAATTGAAAGTGGTGTGATCGCTGGTGGCATGATCCCGAAGGTGAAAGGCGCATGCCGAGCCATTAGAAAAGGAGTGAAACGGGCAATCATCTTAAATGGTCTTGAGCGGAATGGATTGAGTAGAAGCCTGAGCGGTGAGTCTATTGGAACAACCATTAGGGAGAAAGGAAGTGGCATCCATGCTTCAAACGGAGCAAAGTAG
- a CDS encoding carbamoyl phosphate synthase small subunit: MKEGYLLLEDGVVFPGWFPTEALEGEGEVVFNTSMTGYQEIVTDPSYAGQILVFCYPQIGNYGVNQQDKESERLFLNGVITGEQCIEPSHFRSTNTFTNYLLSNGIPTLTGVDTRVLVKHIRDHGVMKGKLLLEKPLQASTYEWKDQSSLVHDVSTTSYQHYEGDGAHVVVLDFGCKKSILHLLQQSRLKVTVVPYDTSEADIRALCPDGLVLSNGPGDPQELSFLFSTIRNLVEDYPTFGICLGHQLLGLAYGAKTRKLSFGHRGSNHPVQELETGKVWMTAQNHGYEIVPETLAGTPFHSHFVHLHDGSIEGMKHRYKPITSVQFHPEAHAGPTDTSHLFNGFTDMLQKGESSYYAIP, translated from the coding sequence ATGAAAGAAGGCTACTTACTTTTAGAAGATGGCGTCGTTTTTCCTGGGTGGTTTCCGACAGAGGCATTAGAAGGTGAAGGGGAGGTTGTCTTTAACACGAGCATGACAGGCTATCAAGAGATTGTGACAGACCCGTCCTACGCTGGTCAGATTCTTGTCTTCTGCTACCCTCAAATCGGAAATTACGGGGTCAACCAACAGGATAAGGAAAGTGAGCGATTGTTCTTGAATGGGGTCATTACAGGAGAACAATGCATCGAGCCAAGTCACTTCCGATCTACAAATACGTTTACTAATTACCTGTTGTCGAACGGAATTCCAACATTGACTGGAGTGGATACGCGAGTGCTCGTGAAGCACATTCGGGACCATGGTGTCATGAAAGGGAAGCTACTTCTCGAGAAACCTCTTCAAGCATCAACTTATGAATGGAAGGATCAATCTTCTCTTGTTCATGATGTCTCAACCACGTCGTACCAGCATTACGAGGGTGATGGCGCTCACGTCGTCGTACTTGATTTCGGCTGTAAGAAGTCAATTCTACATTTGCTTCAACAGTCTCGTCTGAAGGTGACGGTCGTGCCTTACGATACGAGCGAAGCGGACATTCGTGCCTTATGTCCAGATGGGCTTGTACTAAGTAATGGACCTGGAGACCCGCAAGAGTTATCTTTCTTATTCTCAACGATTCGTAACCTTGTAGAGGATTACCCAACATTCGGGATTTGCCTTGGTCATCAATTGCTAGGATTGGCATATGGGGCGAAGACGAGAAAGTTATCATTCGGACATCGTGGGTCAAATCATCCTGTCCAAGAACTCGAGACTGGGAAAGTGTGGATGACCGCTCAGAACCATGGCTACGAAATTGTGCCAGAAACGTTAGCTGGGACTCCATTTCACTCACACTTTGTGCACCTCCACGATGGTTCTATTGAAGGGATGAAGCATCGGTACAAACCGATTACCTCTGTACAGTTCCATCCAGAGGCCCACGCAGGACCAACAGATACGTCCCACCTATTCAACGGATTCACTGACATGCTGCAAAAGGGAGAGTCGTCGTACTATGCCATACCGTAA
- the argJ gene encoding bifunctional glutamate N-acetyltransferase/amino-acid acetyltransferase ArgJ, with translation MEDTSIVVVEGGSVDSPKGFKAGGFHCGLKRKRKDIGWIVSSKPAAAAGVFTVNSFQAPPLKVTQESLKNGHLQGVIVNSANANAFTGERGRNDALAMRKQFAEVLDVSDTEVAVTSTGVIGEYLPMETIHEAIWQIPNYMPNSTAKDFGEAILTTDTTTKEVAVQCEVDGEVVTIGGVAKGSGMIKPNMATMLGFITTDAIVNQYELQQALHTVTDKTFNRITVDGDTSTNDMVLLMANGEVNHDPLTPSHPDYEAFCNGLEYVCVELAKMIARDGEGATKLVEVEVSGARTENSAAVMAKAVVGSSLVKTAIHGEDANWGRIICALGYSGESIREELLTIKLGPYVVVKDGRPTGCDDAELSAYLSEETIKIEIQLGNGEHCALAWGCDLSYEYVRINASYRT, from the coding sequence ATTGAAGACACGTCCATTGTCGTCGTCGAGGGAGGCTCAGTTGATTCTCCTAAAGGATTCAAGGCTGGAGGATTTCATTGTGGTTTAAAGCGAAAGCGGAAAGATATAGGGTGGATTGTTTCCTCGAAACCTGCAGCAGCTGCTGGTGTATTTACCGTCAATAGCTTTCAAGCACCACCGTTAAAGGTTACGCAAGAAAGCTTAAAGAATGGTCACCTACAAGGCGTCATCGTCAATTCTGCCAACGCCAATGCGTTCACGGGGGAAAGAGGAAGGAACGATGCGTTAGCGATGCGAAAGCAATTCGCTGAGGTGTTAGACGTTTCCGATACGGAAGTTGCGGTTACATCAACAGGGGTCATTGGGGAGTACTTGCCAATGGAGACGATTCACGAAGCTATCTGGCAGATCCCGAATTATATGCCTAACTCTACTGCAAAGGATTTTGGAGAAGCGATTCTCACTACGGATACAACTACGAAAGAAGTAGCAGTCCAATGTGAGGTTGATGGTGAGGTTGTAACGATTGGCGGGGTGGCGAAGGGGTCAGGCATGATTAAACCGAATATGGCGACAATGCTTGGGTTTATTACTACGGATGCAATAGTCAATCAGTACGAGCTGCAACAGGCGCTCCACACTGTAACCGACAAGACGTTTAATCGCATTACGGTAGACGGAGACACGAGCACAAATGATATGGTCCTACTCATGGCTAACGGGGAAGTGAATCATGACCCACTGACACCATCCCACCCTGATTATGAAGCGTTTTGTAACGGGCTTGAATATGTCTGTGTAGAGCTTGCGAAAATGATTGCACGTGACGGAGAAGGCGCAACGAAGCTTGTAGAGGTAGAAGTGAGTGGAGCTCGTACAGAGAATAGTGCAGCGGTAATGGCCAAAGCTGTGGTAGGCTCATCCCTTGTCAAGACAGCCATTCATGGGGAAGACGCCAATTGGGGAAGGATTATCTGTGCACTTGGATATAGCGGAGAGTCCATTAGAGAGGAATTGCTCACAATCAAGCTTGGACCTTATGTGGTTGTTAAAGATGGAAGACCAACAGGCTGTGATGATGCAGAGTTAAGTGCTTATCTAAGTGAAGAAACCATTAAGATTGAAATTCAATTAGGAAATGGGGAGCATTGCGCTTTGGCTTGGGGGTGCGATTTATCATATGAGTACGTGCGGATTAATGCTTCCTATCGCACATAA